One region of Chryseobacterium muglaense genomic DNA includes:
- a CDS encoding helix-turn-helix domain-containing protein, with amino-acid sequence MSELENKIIDRKQQLQTLKASADINFSVEDEVRTYVPNYSIAIIDGSASFSLDFNEYNINGKYVLFLSPYQLLKWESGNLRNIRFLQFHGDFYCIEYHKAEVACNGILFNNIYDRPYISINNDFFDEMMMLFDKIDAFENTVEDYDLSIVKSYLQLILALCSREKQMENKHIETTTNISDVLDLSAMLDTYVFSSKSVFFYAEQYGLSVNAFSKKVKKYYGKTPTKLIQERLILESKKLLHLTYKSIKEISAELGFEDEFYFSRYFKKAVGVSPKTFRGEVGISIVAEKSM; translated from the coding sequence ATGTCAGAACTAGAGAACAAAATTATTGATAGAAAGCAACAATTGCAAACCTTAAAAGCCTCAGCTGATATTAATTTTAGTGTTGAAGATGAGGTTCGTACCTATGTTCCCAATTATTCTATTGCCATTATTGATGGAAGCGCCTCTTTTTCATTAGATTTTAATGAATATAATATTAATGGAAAATATGTGCTTTTTTTATCACCATATCAGCTTTTGAAATGGGAGTCCGGAAATTTGAGAAATATTCGTTTCTTACAATTTCATGGTGATTTTTATTGTATTGAATATCACAAAGCAGAAGTTGCATGCAATGGTATATTATTTAATAACATCTACGATAGGCCTTATATTTCTATCAATAATGATTTTTTTGATGAAATGATGATGCTTTTTGATAAGATTGATGCTTTTGAAAATACGGTAGAAGATTATGATTTATCTATTGTGAAATCATATCTTCAGCTTATTCTTGCTCTATGCAGCAGGGAAAAACAGATGGAAAATAAGCATATTGAAACCACGACTAATATATCTGATGTGTTAGACTTAAGCGCAATGCTTGATACCTATGTATTTTCATCAAAATCAGTTTTTTTTTATGCAGAGCAGTATGGTTTATCTGTGAATGCATTTAGTAAAAAAGTGAAGAAATATTACGGGAAAACTCCTACAAAGCTCATTCAGGAACGATTGATATTAGAATCTAAAAAACTTCTTCATCTCACTTATAAAAGCATCAAAGAGATCTCTGCAGAACTAGGTTTTGAAGATGAATTTTATTTCAGCAGATATTTTAAAAAAGCAGTTGGGGTGTCTCCAAAAACTTTTCGTGGGGAAGTAGGCATATCTATTGTAGCTGAAAAATCTATGTAA
- a CDS encoding exo-beta-N-acetylmuramidase NamZ family protein — protein MNLNFKIKTLVLICLIFLGVFNQYYCQYSAKDYFKTGADRPELYLPLLKNKTIGIVTNQTGLLNDKTHLVDFLVKNNIKIKAIFAPEHGFRGDADAGEKVKNGVDVKTGIPIVSLYGNNKKPKPEQLKGIDIVVFDIQDVGVRFYTYISTLTYLMEAAAENNVEIMVLDRPNPHDGYIDGPVLKKKWESFVGMHEVPVVYGLTIGEYGKMVNGEKWLKNGVQAKYTLVEMKNYHKKKRYPILDKPSPNLPNDKSINLYPSLCFFEGTQVSVGRGTGLPFQIYGSPWTKDLPYQFTPKPNFGAKEPFLNGKLCYGENLSEYSKNLREINLEWLIKAYKNYKNPQQDFFLKNLFFDKLAGSDELRKQIISGKSEKEIKSSWKTDLEKFSKIRSKYIVYED, from the coding sequence ATGAATTTAAATTTCAAAATTAAAACTTTAGTTCTTATTTGCCTAATTTTTTTAGGAGTATTCAATCAATATTATTGTCAGTATTCAGCCAAAGACTATTTTAAAACCGGAGCAGACCGACCAGAGCTCTATCTTCCACTTCTTAAAAATAAAACTATCGGCATCGTCACCAACCAAACCGGATTGCTGAATGATAAAACGCATCTTGTCGATTTTTTGGTTAAAAATAACATTAAGATTAAAGCTATTTTCGCTCCAGAACATGGTTTCAGAGGTGATGCTGATGCAGGCGAAAAAGTAAAAAACGGAGTAGATGTAAAAACCGGAATTCCTATTGTTTCTCTTTACGGAAATAATAAAAAACCAAAGCCGGAACAATTAAAAGGTATTGATATTGTTGTTTTTGATATTCAGGATGTTGGTGTAAGATTTTATACGTACATCTCAACTTTAACGTATTTAATGGAAGCTGCAGCCGAAAATAATGTTGAAATAATGGTTCTAGACCGACCTAATCCTCATGATGGATACATTGACGGACCTGTTTTAAAGAAAAAATGGGAAAGCTTTGTCGGAATGCACGAAGTTCCTGTTGTATATGGTCTAACCATCGGTGAATACGGAAAAATGGTAAACGGTGAAAAGTGGTTAAAAAATGGAGTTCAGGCAAAATATACTTTAGTGGAAATGAAGAACTATCATAAGAAAAAGCGTTATCCAATTTTAGATAAACCTTCGCCAAATTTACCGAACGATAAATCGATTAACTTATATCCAAGTTTGTGTTTTTTTGAAGGAACTCAGGTTTCTGTGGGACGAGGAACTGGTCTTCCGTTTCAGATTTATGGTTCACCATGGACAAAAGATTTACCTTATCAGTTTACTCCAAAACCAAATTTCGGGGCAAAAGAACCTTTCCTGAATGGTAAATTATGTTATGGGGAAAACCTTTCTGAATATTCTAAAAACTTAAGAGAAATCAATCTAGAATGGTTAATCAAAGCATATAAAAATTACAAAAACCCCCAACAGGATTTCTTCCTTAAAAATCTTTTCTTTGATAAATTAGCAGGAAGTGATGAGTTGAGAAAACAAATTATCTCTGGTAAATCTGAAAAAGAAATAAAGTCATCTTGGAAAACAGATCTTGAGAAGTTTTCAAAAATCAGAAGTAAATATATTGTTTATGAAGATTGA